Proteins from a genomic interval of Fundulus heteroclitus isolate FHET01 chromosome 21, MU-UCD_Fhet_4.1, whole genome shotgun sequence:
- the LOC105922351 gene encoding biogenesis of lysosome-related organelles complex 1 subunit 5 isoform X1 — protein sequence MEDLNNQRNYSNGLKRRELKGRSRSLEDLDRLWKEPLEKRGLRECRLLENLNKMVQEANEQMLPSNLEEMSQKLSDISKRLEAANHMAERVQQRELEAQQNTGLQANMEKLKEDWAEFVKEQQRLKEEVDEEHAKAVGELSSRFSEKKKDLVQFSL from the exons ATGGAAGATTTAAATAACCAGCGAAACTATAGTAATGGGCTGAAGAGAAGAGAACTGAAGGGACGATCGAGAAGTCTGGAAGATCTGGACAGATTGTGGAAAGAGccactg GAGAAGCGAGGTTTGAGGGAGTGccggctgctggagaacctgaaTAAAATGGTCCAGGAGGCAAACGAGCAAATGCTGCCCTCTAATTTAGAGGAAATGAGCCAGAAACTGTCTGACATCAGTAAGCGCT TGGAGGCTGCTAATCACATGGCAGAGAGAGTCCAGCAGAGGGAGCTGGAGGCACAGCAG AACACCGGGCTGCAGGCGAACATGGAGAAATTAAAAGAGGACTGGGCTGAGTTtgtgaaggagcagcagagattaaaGGAAGAGGTGGATGAGGAGCACGCTAAGGCTGTTGGAGAACTCAGCTCTCGCTTTAGTGAAAAGAAGAAGGACTTGGTACAATTTTCTCTCTGA
- the LOC118556990 gene encoding B-cell receptor CD22-like, which produces MKDYQSLVAALSENVLTINMLLSVFFLPGELEFILILVVSYGVNTYPIEITGKLSQKNCTTLFSDLTTSQEVRYFLRIENGGYKATACSSPLQITVEDSPWSPSINIPADLKEDQSVTISCSALTPCPHSPPELTWNLQQDSHRQTEKNTEGTFTTKIQEAITLSDTHDGYNISCSATYPVNGGSKTAETEVTLSVSYAPRDTSASISPSGLVSAGSWVELSCSSRAKPPASFTWYRNSKHGAINVSVGQVYSFRATEGGEYYCVATNDLGHQNSSVILARTEGAEMFQYLIPLLAVIVVIVLICLVISVWRFKFKHLTPQQTQSQTGVEAQVAANKAEEELNYGEVNFLQRGHEDSSVSVQDGGQQDTVYAQVKVSPDCPEDVYAQVKKK; this is translated from the exons ATGAAGGACTACCAGAGTCTGGTGGCAGCTCTGTCAGAGAACGTGCTGACCATCAACATGTTACTGAGTGTCTTCTTTCTTCCAGGTGAGCTG GAATTTATACTGATTCTTGTGGTAAG TTATGGAGTTAACACCTATCCAATAGAAATTACAGGAAAGCTGAGTCAGAAAAACTGCACCACTCTGTTTTCTGATCTAACTACAAGTCAAGAGGTCAGATACTTCCTCAGAATCGAGAACGGAGGCTACAAAGCAACTGCGTGTTCTAGTCCGCTGCAGATAACAGTGGAAG ATTCTCCTTGGAGTCCCAGCATTAACATCCCTGCTGATCTGAAGGAGGATCAGTCTGTCACTATCAGCTGCTCAGCTTTGACTCCCTGTCCACACTCACCTCCTGAACTCACCTGGAATCTCCAACAAGACTctcacagacaaacagagaaaaacacagagggaacctTTACAACTAAAATCCAGGAGGCCATCACTCTGTCAGACACACATGATGGATACAACATCAGCTGTTCTGCCACATATCCTGTGAATGGAGGAAGcaagacagcagagacagaagtgACTCTCAGTGTTTCAT ATGCTCCTAGAGACACCTcagcatccatcagtccatcaggtttggtgtcagcaggtagttgggtggagctgagctgctccagcagagccaAGCCTCCTGCCAGCTTCACCTGGTACAGGAACAGCAAACATGGAGCCATTAATGTCTCTGTGGGGCAGGTTTACAGCTTCAGAGCTACTGAGGGAGGAGAGTATTACTGTGTGGCTACAAATGATCTGGGTCATCAGAACTCATCAGTGATCCTTGCAAGAACTGAAG gaGCAGAGATGTTTCAGTATTTGATTCCACTTCTTGCAGTGATTGTTGTCATTGTGCTCATCTGCCTGGTGATCTCTGTTTG GCGGTTCAAGTTCAAACATCTAACTCCCCAACAGACTCAG AGTCAGACAGGTGTGGAGGCTCAGGTAGCAGCCAACAAAGCAGAGGAAGAACTCAATTATGGAGAAGTGAACTTCCTACAGAGAGGACATGAAGATTCCTCCGTCTCAGTGCAGGACGGAGGACAGCAGGACACGGTGTACGCTCAGGTCAAAGTTTCTCCTGACTGTCCAGAGGATGTCTACGCTcaagtgaagaaaaaataa
- the LOC118556207 gene encoding biogenesis of lysosome-related organelles complex 1 subunit 5-like codes for MEKVAKDVGDIQSRLLDHRPVVSAEVRYFVREFEEKRGLRECRLLENLNKMVQEANEQILPSNLEEMSQKLSDISKRLEAANHMAERVQQRELEAQQNTGLQANMEKLKEDWAEFLKEQQRLKEEVDEEHAKAVGELSSRFSEKKKDLAQFSF; via the exons ATGGAGAAGGTTGCTAAAG ATGTTGGTGATATCCAGTCCAGACTGTTGGACCACAGACCTGTTGTCAGTGCAGAAGTTCGCTACTTTGTCAGAGAGTTTGAG GAGAAGCGAGGTTTGAGGGAATGccggctgctggagaacctgaaTAAAATGGTCCAGGAGGCAAACGAGCAAATACTGCCCTCTAATTTAGAGGAAATGAGCCAGAAACTGTCTGACATCAGTAAGCGCT TGGAGGCTGCTAATCACATGGCAGAGAGAGTCCAGCAGAGGGAGCTGGAGGcacagcag AACACCGGGCTGCAGGCGAACATGGAGAAATTAAAAGAGGACTGGGCTGAGTTTctgaaggagcagcagagattaaaGGAAGAGGTGGATGAGGAGCACGCTAAGGCTGTTGGAGAACTCAGCTCTCGCTTTAGTGAAAAGAAGAAGGACTTGGCACAATTTTCTTTCTGA
- the LOC105922351 gene encoding biogenesis of lysosome-related organelles complex 1 subunit 5 isoform X2, with protein MEKVAKDVGDIQSRLLDHRPVISAEVRYFVREFEEKRGLRECRLLENLNKMVQEANEQMLPSNLEEMSQKLSDISKRLEAANHMAERVQQRELEAQQNTGLQANMEKLKEDWAEFVKEQQRLKEEVDEEHAKAVGELSSRFSEKKKDLVQFSL; from the exons ATGGAGAAGGTTGCTAAAG ATGTTGGTGATATCCAGTCCAGACTGTTGGACCACAGACCTGTTATCAGTGCAGAAGTTCGCTACTTTGTCAGAGAGTTTGAG GAGAAGCGAGGTTTGAGGGAGTGccggctgctggagaacctgaaTAAAATGGTCCAGGAGGCAAACGAGCAAATGCTGCCCTCTAATTTAGAGGAAATGAGCCAGAAACTGTCTGACATCAGTAAGCGCT TGGAGGCTGCTAATCACATGGCAGAGAGAGTCCAGCAGAGGGAGCTGGAGGCACAGCAG AACACCGGGCTGCAGGCGAACATGGAGAAATTAAAAGAGGACTGGGCTGAGTTtgtgaaggagcagcagagattaaaGGAAGAGGTGGATGAGGAGCACGCTAAGGCTGTTGGAGAACTCAGCTCTCGCTTTAGTGAAAAGAAGAAGGACTTGGTACAATTTTCTCTCTGA